The nucleotide window ACGGTAGCTGGGGGCGTCGGCGGAGCACTTGGCGGTTATCTGTTCCCGCTTCGCGGGTTTAGGCCATACAAGTACGCCAACATCTATAAGCCCGGCCTGAATTCTCTTCGGCTCTACGGCCAGGCTTACACGAGTGCCGTCATCGGCTCTTCGGCTGGCGCATCCCCGTAGTGGCGGATACTGAAATGAACTCCGTCAGCACTGCGGAAGTCGTGGGCGTGGCTAGGCCGACGTTCCTCGGTCCGCTCGTACCGGCTAGCGTCGGCGTGATCATCTGGCTCGTGATCGTCGGTACTGAAGGATGGGTGACCGGGGTCAAGTACAGCTGGCTATTAGTTCTGGCTACCGGTCTTGCTCTCTGGACCGCTCTGCCGCGACTTCACTACTCGCCTACTCGTCTCGAGCTAACCATCGGGCCCTGGAGGCGAGCGGTCGATCTCATGGATCTCAAGAGCATCAAGTGGGTGCCGGTACGCGGTGCAGGGAACCAGGGGAAGATCCTGGTCAGCGACAAGCACGGGGATCTGGTCCCGCTCTATGTCGGTCGATTCAGCAAAACCGAGGAATGGGGGTCGCTGCTGCTCAGCGCTGCGGTGCATTGCAACGCCGACGTGGATAGGCGTGCACACTCGATCTTGGATCAGAGGTCACGCCAGAGATCGCAGTAGCGGCCTACTTCCGAAACGCTCGTTCGCTGCGATAGTCGAGTAGGTGACGACGGTCGCCTCTGGCAACCGGCACGCATGAACACGGTGGGAACCTTCCGCGGGTTCGATTCCCGCCGCCTCCACTTTCCCCGCAAATCGGCGCTTTTCGATCGGAACAGATCGGAAAGCGCGTCGATCGGAATAGTTGTCCGCAGTCAGGTGATAGGACGCTGGCCCAGCCGAGCGCGAATCGATTCGACGCCCTCCCTCGCGGATAGAAATGGCGCAAGCAGTCCAAGACTGGCCGCTCTGGCAGTCCGCGCAACGGGGCACCTTCCGTAGGTGGTCTGTCCGCGCTCAGTGGTCGAGCGGAGTGCTGGTGGTGCTGCTGAGGGTCGTGATGAGCGTGATCATTGCGTCGAGCGCGGCGGCGAGCGGTTCGGGGTCGCGCTGAACCTGAGCGAGCAGGAGGCCGCCCTCAAGCGCGGCAAGCGTGGCAAGGGCGAGCTGGCGCGGATCGGCCTCAGGTGCTAGTACCCCGAGCTCGTGCATCCGCAGAAGACCAGCCATGATGCTGGTCTCCCAGCGAGCGAAGGACGCCGCAACCAGTGCCCTGGCTTCGGGCTCTGTCTCGGCGAGCGCGGCACCCAACGAGCCAACTGGGCAACCTCCCCGGCCGCCGATGTCGCGGGCGTGATCAACGACAAAGTCACGCCACTCCCGTAAGCCATTGAGGCTGCTGAGGTCGAACTGCTCCTGTGTGCCTATTGCCCTTTCGGTCTGGCGCTCGATGACTGCGCGAACCAGCGCTGGCTTGTCCTCGAAGTAGTGGTAGAGCTGCGAGTTGCTCACGTGCGCACCGTCGCGCACTTCCTCGATCGTGGTGCGAGCAACACCCTGCTGAAAGATCAGCTCTGCCGCGGCGTCGACGATGCGTGCGCGTGTCGCTGCGCCCTTGGGCGTCAACCGTGAGGCACCAGATTTCCCCGAGGACATCGGCCAGAGTGTAGGAGAAATGGCATTGACATGCCAAAAACTGTTAGGCAGAGTGGACTGAACGTTCCATTCTTCCGAAACGGTTGAGCCGCGATCCCGTTAGGCGCGGCCTGGCTGGGCCTACAAGAGATGAGAGGGAATCCCTATGAGCACAGCGCTGGAAAAGACCGCACTGATCACGGGCGCCAACGCCGGGATCGGCAAGGAGGTAGCCCGGCAGCTGGCATTGCGCCCCGAGTTCGGCCGCGTCTACCTGGCGTGCCGGAACGCGGAGCGGGCTAGGACGGCGAAGGCCGAACTCGAAACTGAGACCGGCCGGAACATCTTCGACATCGTTCTCATGGACGTCGCCAATCTGGACTCGGTCCGCGCCAGCCTGGCCGACATCGACGGATCCGTCGACGCACTGGTCATGAACGCAGGCGTCATTGGCCCGCAGACGTTGGGCGTGACCACTGAGGGGGTCACCACCGTGTTCGCGACGAACGTCCTTGGCCACGTCGTCCTCCTCGAAGGGCTCCTGGCCGAGGGGCGGCTTGACGAGGTTGCGGTCTTCGCGGGAAGCGAAGCAGTCAGGGGTGTCCCGAAGTTGCGGATGAAGGGGCCATCGTTCGTCTCAACCTCAGCCGACGAACTCACCACCGTCATCGACGGCACCTACTGGGCCAGCCACAAACCCGACTTCAACCTGGCCTTCGGCCAGGCCAAGTACATCGGCGCCCTCTGGATGGCCTACCTGGCCCGCAAACATCCCGACCGCCGCTTCCTCACCGTGAGCCCCGGCAACACCACCGGCACCGGAGCAGCCAGCGACCTTCCCCTACCTATCCGGGTAGCCGCCAAGTACGTCATGCCCGCCCTCGGTCTCGCCCACAAACTCGACGTCGGGGCGAAGCGACTCGTCGATGGCGTCACCGACCCGACCCTCTCGAACGGGGCGTTCTACGCCAGCGAGGCCAACAAGCTGAATGGTCCGATGGTCAACCAAGCAGACCTCGTCCCCGGCCTGGTCAACCCGTCGTTTCAGGACAACGCCAACGAGGCCATCCACCGCTTCATCACCTCAGTGGCAGTCTCGTGACACCTCGCCGCCCCTGACGGAGGGCATCGAACCCGCCAGTCCCGTTCTCGCCCTCAGGGGTCATTCCGGAACGCTGGCCCAGGCCAGCGTCCTTGCGAGTTCGAGAAAGCGCTCGTTGCTGCTCATCGTCCCCACGCACGGGCGGCCTAGGTTCGTGTGTGGAGTAGTGTCGACGCACACGAGAAAGTGAGGACACGGTGAGGAGACGTCTCGTAACGTTTGGCATTGGGTGTGCGTTGGCGCTGGCGCTCGTGGCCGCTGCGGCCGGGGCCGGGGTGGTCGTGGCGTCTGGGCCGAGCCCGTTCAGTGGTTGCACGGCCGACAACGCGGGTGCGCAGCAGTCACTGTTGGGTAGCACGCTCTACATGAATGCGGAGCCGGAAATGCGTTCGACGATCAACCCGACCGACGCGAACAACATCGTCGGGGCGTACCAGCAGGACCGTTGGAATGATGGCGGCGCTCGCGGCCTCGTCGCCAGCTGGTCGAAAGATGGTGGGCAGACTTGGCATCCGGTCGCGCTCCCGGGGGACACCCTGTGCTCCGGCGGCACCTACGACAGGGCGTCAGATCCGTGGGTCTCCTTCGCTCCGAACGGAGACCTCTACTCGATTTCGTTGTCGTTCGACGTCTTCGACACGCATAACGCGGTCATCGTCAACAAGTCGACGAACGGTGGCGAGAGCTGGTCGCCGGCGACGGAGGTCACGGCCGACAACACGGCCGGCCTCGACAAGGAGTCGATCACGGCGGACCCATATGACTCGAACCGTGTCTATGCGGTCTGGGACCGCTTCCTGTCGCCGCCCGGCCGCAACGCGAGCGACCAGGGGAGATTTCATGCTGCGTCGTACGTCGAGCAGACGTGGTTCTCGCGCACGACGAACGGTGGTCAGAGTTGGGAGCCGGCCCGTGTCGCGTACGACCCCGGCACGCATGCCGGCACGATCGGAAACATCATCGTGGTCCTGCCGAACGCTACGCACGACCTGCTCGACGGGATGGTCCAGTTTGCCGACCATAAGGCGCCGCTGCGAGGCGCGCAGATCGCAGTTGTGCGGTCGTCCGATCACGGCGTGACGTGGTCGAAGAAGGCGACGGTCATCGCGCGGATCGACCCGAGCTTCTTTGGGCCAACCGATCCTGACAACGGCCATCAGATCCGCGGCGGCGACTTGCCGGACTTTGCTGTCGATCCGCACAACGGGAACGTCTACGCGGCTTGGGACGATGACAGCCTGAACGGGATCGACTCGATCTTCTTCTCGCAGTCGACGGATGGCGGAGCGACATGGTCTGCGCCGGTAAAGGTCAATCAGACTCCCACGAACATCCCGACTGGCGATCAACAAGCATTCACCGCCACGCTCGGCGTTGCCGCGAACGGCACAGTTGGAGTGACGTATTACGACCTCCGCGAGAATGACAATGCGCCCGGCCTGCCTACAAACGCGTGGCTCGTACGCTGCAGCGCCAACTGCGCGAACGCGGCTAGCTGGGGGAACGAAGCCCATGTCGGCGGCCCCTTCGACCTCGAGCAGGCAGCCGACGCCGGCGGCTACTTCGTTGGCGACTATGAAGGCATGACCACGAGCGGCAACGTCTTCCAGCCGTTCTTCGGTATGGCCGTCGACGGGGCCACAGACCCGAGCGACGCATTCTTCACCACGATCCCTTAAGAGTCGCTCCCTACCGTACAACGAGGCCCGCTCCGGCGGGCCTCGCTCTTTCCCCATTAGCACTGCCTCTGCCCAAAGAGGCGGCACCGTTTCGGCACCGGCCGCACGGTGCGCTGCGATCTCGGTTTGGCCGCGCTAGGAGTGCAAGCGCCCCTCGAGTTCGATTGAGTGGGGCGGACTAGGCCTCTACGTAGGTCGTGATGGGAGGGACGACCCCGTGCTCGTCCATCTGTGCCTGAACCTCGGCAGGCGGCGCCGCCAACATCGCTTGCAGTGCAGCGAAATCGTCGACGTCGGCAGTGATGGCGATGTTGTTGCTCCCGTCTTCGACCACATTGCTACCGAGGGCTGCGGCGCGATCAGCTTTGCCCTTCAACCAGCGATCTACGTCGACGACCGCGTGGGTGAACACGACCTTTGGCATGGGAGTTCCTTTCCACGTCTTGAGAGACCCCGTTCGGAGAACCTAACCTCAAAGCACCCTGGGCGCGCGACCGCCTCCACTTTTGCCCGCGATCGGTGCGGAAGCCCTCGAGGTGCTCCGCTTTGCACGCCGGCACTCATTGGAGGAGACTGAACGCCGTGCTGGCGTCCGGTGAGTCGCGATGGTGATGACCGCTGTCGAGCGGCGGCACGCCACGCTCGTCAGCGCCGATGCCACGGGTTACAGCAGGCTCATGGCTGCCGACGAGCTGGCCACGATCCAGGCGATCAAGGTCTTCCGCGAAGCGGCAGAGCAGATCGCGGTCGAGCACGGCGGACGGTTGGTCGACTCCCCCGGGGACAACTTCCTGTTCGAATACGGCAACGCGGGTTCCGCGCTCGACGCGTCGCTTCGGTTTCAGGAGTTCGTCCTGGACACGAACGAGCAATACGATCCCGCGGGCCGGATGCAGTTCCGCATGGGGGTGCACAGCGGCGAGGTCGTCGTCGACACGGATCGGATCTACGGCTCGGGGATCAACATCGCGGCTCGTCTCGAGCGGCTTGCACGTCCCGGCGGCATCTGTATCTCCGCGCTCGTTCGCGACGAGGCTGGAGACACCCCGTCGCTCGAGGACATCGGCTCGCAGTACGTCAAGAACATTCCGCATCCGATCCACGCCTTCTTCGTCGACGTCCCCGGTCAGACGGTGCCGGCTCGGCCGACGACCTCGTCCTGGCCCGCGATCGCGGTCATGCCGTTCGAGACGGCCGAGGGTGATGCCGACGCCGAGTACCTCGCCGACGGCCTGGTCGACGATCTCATCACGCACCTCGCCATGTGGCACCAGTTTCCGGTAATCGCGCGCAACTCGACGTTCACCTACAAAGGCCAGACCATCGATCCGGTCGTCGTCGGCAAGGAGCTCGGCGCCGAGTACCTGGTGGTCGGCAGCTTGCGACGGGTCGACCAGCGGGTACGGATCTCCGCCCAGCTGCTCGAGGCTGAGACTGGACAGCATGTCTGGGCGGACCGCTGGAACACGACGTTGGACGACGCGTTTGCGACCGGCGACGAGATCGCGCAGGCGATTTCGGTCGCACTGCGGCCGGAGCTCCTGCGGGCAATGTCGGAACGCGCCATGCGCCAGCCGCCTGCCGACCTGACCGCGTGGGACTACGCCCTCCGCGGCACTTGGCATCTTCGCCGCCCGACGCGGGCCGACAACGAGCAGGCGGTCGCGCTCTTGACCCGTGCCGTCCAGCTCGATCCAGCGTCGGCCTTCGGGCATGCGCACCTCGCGCACGGCCACTACCGGATGCTTCAGCACCACTGGACGGTCGATCGAGACGCCGACTTCGCCGGGCTGGTCGAACACGCGGAGTTGGCGGTCGCCTGTGATCCCATGGAGGCCAACGGCTACCTGTTCCACTCTCTTGCCTGCTCCGTCCAGGGCAGATATGACGACGTGGTCGCCGACCTCCGCCGTGCGGTGAAGCTGAACCCGAGCCTGCCGGTCGCGCGGTCACTCCTGGGGCAGTTCCTCGGCATCGCGGGCCGGACGGAGGAAGGACTCCGAGAGCTCGACACCGCGATTCGCCTGAGCCCCCGCGATCCGCAGTTGTGGACCTTTCATGCGGGCAAGCAGGTCGTCCTGTGGAACGCCGGCCGCTACGAGGAGGCCAGAGAGGCGAGCGAAAGAGCGCTCGAGGTCGATCCGGAGGCCGCGGCAGCGACCGCCTACTCGAATATCGCCGCCACGTCCGCGCTGCTGGGCGACCTGCCGCGCGCGCGTGCGGCTCTTGCGGAGACGCTGCGGGCCTGGCCGAACATGTCCATCACCACGCTGCGGACGCTCTTTGCGTCCATCCCCGAGGAGTCGGTGGAACGGTTCTTCGCTGCGCTACGCCTCGCGGGGTGGGAGGGTTACGAAGAAGACGCGGCGACGGATGCCGCCCCGACGAGCTGAAAGAGGTCACATGTCGACCCTGCCCACCGAACCCTCGACCACCTACACGCAGGTGCGCCCGCAGCTCGGTACGGGCGACCTCTTCTTCCTGCACGGAAGCTCTCAGGCCGGCGTGATGGTCGAGAACCTCGAGCTCGCGGAGGGCTGGCCCCCGTACTCCCACATCGGGATGGTCATAGCCGACGAGGACGACCTGTTCTTCTGGGACGCCCCGGGTGACGGGGGCCTCTGCTTCCCGGATCCGTACGCGACCGATCCGGACAACAGGATCTACGGGAAGTACGCGGATGGCACCCATCCTGGGTGCCGCGTCTCCGTGCTTGACGACGTCCTTGCCTACTACTCGACCAAGACCGACATGGGTGGCTTCTGGCTCCGCCAGCTCCAACCTGCTGTGACGTCGGATCGGTTCGGCGCGTTGCGCCGTTTCATCAACCGGATCGACGCCATGCCGTTCCCCACCGGGACGTCCCAGTTCGGTCAGGATCCTGAGGTCACGGGGCTGGGGGCGACGTTCCTGGCGGGACAGGACCGGGCGTCGTTCTTCTTCGGCACGTACTTCTGCGCGCAGTTGGTTGCCGACTCCTACATGCACATGGGATTGCTCGACATGGAGCTCTTCCCGCCTAACGGGTACAGCCCGGCCGCATTCACCATGGACGGCTCGACGCGGCTTCCCATGGTGTCACCCGCGGCGCTCGGGCCGGTCACCTTCGTCAAGTGGGACGGGAAGGCAGAGAACCCTCCCTGCGACTGCCCGCCGTACAACCCGCCGCCTCCCGCCAACTAGCCGCCGACCTCCTCGCAGGGCCGAGCGTTAGTCTCCACTCAGGGCCAGCAGAGGAGACAACCCAGAAGGGGGTAGCAGATGACTCGAGTGAGGTTTGCCTTGCTCGCAGCAGTCTCTACGGTCGTGCTCGGGTTGAGCGCGTCCGCCGGGGCCGCCCGCACGACGGCAGGCGCGGGAGCCGTCACTTCGGGAACCGCCGGCGCAGGCACGGCCGCCTGTCTCGCGCACGTAATCGGCGGTCTGAGCGCTGACGACAGCGACTGGTCGGAGTACTACACGGCAGGCTGCACCGGTCACGACGAGCCGGAGCTCGATCCCGTTTCGTCAGCGTCCGGCTCGGCGCAGAACATCACGTGGCGCGTCGCCCTGCCCGCTGACGGAACAGTCCCGGTGTCGAGCGTGGGGCCGACGTTCTGGTTCGGGGGCACGGTCAAGGACTCGAACCCGAAGAAGCTCGGCGGCGAGGGTTTCCTCGAGCTGCAGTTCTATCCCGACTCGTTCACAAAGCAGTGCACTGCCAACGGTGGCTTCAACGTCGCGCAGGAGCCGAACGTCTACACCGCGTGCTCGCCCGTCTGGACGCTCGAGCAGCAGGGGAAGCAGATCACCGAGCCCGCTGCGTTCAACGGCATGCTCACGGACGCCTCGGGCAAGAACCCGTTCGTGATGCACGCCCACGACGTCGTCGACGTTCACATCTGGGCTCCATCGCCCACGGCCGCTTACCAGGAGCAGGTCACTGACGAGACGAGCCACACGACGTCGAGCGTCCTCGTGCTAAACAGCCAGAAGGACGGGCCGCTGACCCCGGAGTTCTCGACGAACCAGATCGGCAACGCGCTCGACTGGGGCGGCGTCTGGGACACGCCGATGGCGTTCGTCTGGGAGATCGGCCACTCGGATCTCTACGGCGATCATCCCGGCCAGTTCTGCGTTCCGGGCCAGACGTTCTGTGGCTCGTTCAACTCCGACAACTGGGCCGGCTTCCAGCCGATCCGGATCTTCGACGCGACGTTCGGCAACGGCTCACACCCGCAGAACTGGGCGGTGGTCTCGGACACCGGCGGGAAAGCCGAGGTGCTCGGCAACTCATTCGTCGGGCCGACCGATTGCACGAAGTACGGCGGCCCGTACTGCATCTACCCCTGGTTCTCGTGGGACGGGGCGGCGTTCAACTACGGCGTCAATTACCCCGGCACCGTCGACAACTTCGGCAAGGCGAACCAGTTCGCGCAGACCCAGAAGTGTCCGGAGGATGGCGTCTTCCCCGGAGCGACCTACTGCGACCACATCGTCAAGTAGCGAACACGAGGGGTGGGCACCGCCCGGTGCCCACCCCCCGTCCTTCGGCGCAGACTCCGTGGCGGGCGGTCAGCCGACGAGGCGACCGCAGAGCTCACACATGACCGCGTACTTCTTCATGCCCGCCGGAGTCACGGCGATCTGACGGCGCACCGGTCGGTGACGGCACAGGTTCACCGGCGGCAGGAGGCTGCGCCGCAGCGGCGGCAGATCCGGGAGGTGGCGAACGGCGCCACCGAAGGCAGGACACCCCGCCTCGTGCTCACGCCAGACGTCGTTCACGGGCTGGCTCGTAATCGCGACCCAACCGCACGCTTCGCAGGAGACCCTGATCACCTATCCAGGGTACGCATGGACTCCGCTGGCCGGCCGGCTCGCCTTAACATCGGATGAAGTGCTTCCCAAAGGCTCTCGCCTGGATGACGAACAGCCGCCGATCTGCCCGACGTGCGGCGTGACCATGGTCCCGTCCGGCCTGAGCGCACGGGACGAACACGTGGGTGAATGGGTCTGCGTGGAGTGCGAAGAGTCGGGAGAGCTCGACTCCGGCTAGAGGGGCTCTGCGGCCGCCTTGGGCGTCGGCACCTTCGCCTCAGCCGCCTTCCGCTCGCTCTCCAGCTGCCGGAACTCCTCCCACACCGGCCCGAAGACGGCGCAGACCATCGAGATCGTGATTGCGATCAACATGAACGCGAGCACCGCGAGGACGACGCCGAAGGGGCCGAACGCCTTGGCGTTCTGGTTCAGAGTCGGCCCCATCCAGAGCGGCGCTGTTCCGATCGTCCCGCCGAGCACGAAGGCTCCGAGAACGGCTCCCGGGAGGAGCTTCCTCGCCGGCACGTTCTTGTGCAGCAGGAAGCGCGGCGTCCAGAGCCAGTAGACGATCGAGGCGCCGAGCCAGAGAGGGATGAAGAGCACGCGGTTGGAAGACGCCGTCTCCGTCGTCGCCAGGAACATGGCCCCGAGGAAGCCGCAGGTCACGAAGTACCAGATCGTGAACAGCACCTGGTCACTCGCCTGAGCGGTCTCCACCCGCCAAGATCGCGTGTAGACGTCGCGGTAGAGCTGACCGATCCCGATGCCCCAGAAGAGGAAGCTGATCACCACCGCAACGGTTGCCGCGAGCGTGTTGTCGGCGGCGGTGCCGAAGGTCTGACGCACGATCTCGGCAACGTCGCCGGTGAGATGCATGCGCGTGATGAGGCGCTCCGCGAGGGCATTCGTGTCGCCGCCCGCCTGGCCGAAGAGTGCGATCGCCACGAGCGCGGTCGGCACCACCGAGAGCATGAAATAGGCCGTCGTCGAGGCGCCGGAGTTCTTGCTCGCCTCCATGTAGCGCTTGAACCACAGGAAGGAGAGCCGGCCGATCCAGGAGTCGGTCTGCCTCCCGAGCCAGTCTCTGATCCTGCCGACCCGTGTGCCGATGCGCCCCGGTTCCCTGCTCATCCGCTCTCCCTCCGCTTGCGCTCCCACAGGGTTGCGTTGATCTCCGCACCTCCGATCACAAGGCGCCCCACCGCCCACAGGCTCAGGAGCACCGCCGCGGCGAGACCCAGTGCGCCGTAGGTTCCCTGCTTCTCCAGCGCGTAGGGCGCGAGGAGGTACGCGGCCAGTAGCTGCAGGATCCCGACGCCGATCCCGACGGCGAGCGCACCCGGCAGGAGATCCACCCAGACCGCGTCACGGTGCGGCAGTCGGGTCGAGGTCCAGAGCCAGAGCCCCGTGAACGCCACGATCAGGAGAATGGTGGCGACCAGTCCAGCTCCCGGCGACCGCGCACGCGCCCAGCCGGCAAAGCCCGCGAGCACGAAGTAGGCGGTCAGCACGGCGAGCAACTTCGCCGCATCGAGGTACGTCGGCTTGGGCCGCGCGTCCCGGACGTCTCCCCAGGCGAGACGGTGCGTCCCGATGAGGACACGGAGGACGCTCCGCGTCGCGTAGAGCAGGATCGGCACTCCCACGATGAGCGCGTACCAGGCGGAATGGGAGTTCGAGGCGCTGTGCAGCGAGCTCGAGATGATGCCGCCGATCCCGAGGTTGCCGGCGACCTGTTTGGGCGAGTCGGAGATGGCATCGGCAACGACCCCGAGGCCGCCGACGAACACCAGCCCGGCCGGCAGGAGCCAGAAGAAGAACCGGTAGGCGAGCGCGCCCGCGATGATGCCGCCGGCCACCTCGCCGTCGCGGTCGACCACATCGAAGGTCGCGTCGAGCCACCCCCGTCGGCCCCGCTCCTCCTGCGCCTGCTCCGAGAGACGATCCATCCGGGCCTGCAGCGCCTGCTGGCGCTGACGCATGCGCTCCCGCCTGCCCCGTTGGCGCGCATCCTCCACCGCATGAGCGTAGAAGTGCCGTGTCACACGACCATCATCTCGGCGGGATGATGCTCGCCCTAACTGTCGGGCCGATCTCGCGTCGGTAGGAGCACATGCGGATTCGTCTCCTGCTCCCGATGCTGGTCGTCGCCGCGGTCGTGGTTGCCGCGCCTGCGTCCGCTCGCAGCTCCCGGCTGCACGACTCCCACGCGTGTCCCGGCGCCACCGGGTACACGTGCGCGACCCTCGACGTTCTGCTCGACCGCGCGCATCCGGGGCGGGGGAAGCTACACCTGCAAGTGAGTATGGGCGACAACGTCCACGCGCCACGCGGGGTGCTCCTCGTGCTCTCGGGCGGGCCGGGACA belongs to Mycobacteriales bacterium and includes:
- a CDS encoding TetR/AcrR family transcriptional regulator — translated: MSSGKSGASRLTPKGAATRARIVDAAAELIFQQGVARTTIEEVRDGAHVSNSQLYHYFEDKPALVRAVIERQTERAIGTQEQFDLSSLNGLREWRDFVVDHARDIGGRGGCPVGSLGAALAETEPEARALVAASFARWETSIMAGLLRMHELGVLAPEADPRQLALATLAALEGGLLLAQVQRDPEPLAAALDAMITLITTLSSTTSTPLDH
- a CDS encoding SDR family NAD(P)-dependent oxidoreductase translates to MSTALEKTALITGANAGIGKEVARQLALRPEFGRVYLACRNAERARTAKAELETETGRNIFDIVLMDVANLDSVRASLADIDGSVDALVMNAGVIGPQTLGVTTEGVTTVFATNVLGHVVLLEGLLAEGRLDEVAVFAGSEAVRGVPKLRMKGPSFVSTSADELTTVIDGTYWASHKPDFNLAFGQAKYIGALWMAYLARKHPDRRFLTVSPGNTTGTGAASDLPLPIRVAAKYVMPALGLAHKLDVGAKRLVDGVTDPTLSNGAFYASEANKLNGPMVNQADLVPGLVNPSFQDNANEAIHRFITSVAVS
- a CDS encoding tetratricopeptide repeat protein; translation: MVMTAVERRHATLVSADATGYSRLMAADELATIQAIKVFREAAEQIAVEHGGRLVDSPGDNFLFEYGNAGSALDASLRFQEFVLDTNEQYDPAGRMQFRMGVHSGEVVVDTDRIYGSGINIAARLERLARPGGICISALVRDEAGDTPSLEDIGSQYVKNIPHPIHAFFVDVPGQTVPARPTTSSWPAIAVMPFETAEGDADAEYLADGLVDDLITHLAMWHQFPVIARNSTFTYKGQTIDPVVVGKELGAEYLVVGSLRRVDQRVRISAQLLEAETGQHVWADRWNTTLDDAFATGDEIAQAISVALRPELLRAMSERAMRQPPADLTAWDYALRGTWHLRRPTRADNEQAVALLTRAVQLDPASAFGHAHLAHGHYRMLQHHWTVDRDADFAGLVEHAELAVACDPMEANGYLFHSLACSVQGRYDDVVADLRRAVKLNPSLPVARSLLGQFLGIAGRTEEGLRELDTAIRLSPRDPQLWTFHAGKQVVLWNAGRYEEAREASERALEVDPEAAAATAYSNIAATSALLGDLPRARAALAETLRAWPNMSITTLRTLFASIPEESVERFFAALRLAGWEGYEEDAATDAAPTS
- a CDS encoding YhjD/YihY/BrkB family envelope integrity protein, translating into MSREPGRIGTRVGRIRDWLGRQTDSWIGRLSFLWFKRYMEASKNSGASTTAYFMLSVVPTALVAIALFGQAGGDTNALAERLITRMHLTGDVAEIVRQTFGTAADNTLAATVAVVISFLFWGIGIGQLYRDVYTRSWRVETAQASDQVLFTIWYFVTCGFLGAMFLATTETASSNRVLFIPLWLGASIVYWLWTPRFLLHKNVPARKLLPGAVLGAFVLGGTIGTAPLWMGPTLNQNAKAFGPFGVVLAVLAFMLIAITISMVCAVFGPVWEEFRQLESERKAAEAKVPTPKAAAEPL
- a CDS encoding YhjD/YihY/BrkB family envelope integrity protein yields the protein MEDARQRGRRERMRQRQQALQARMDRLSEQAQEERGRRGWLDATFDVVDRDGEVAGGIIAGALAYRFFFWLLPAGLVFVGGLGVVADAISDSPKQVAGNLGIGGIISSSLHSASNSHSAWYALIVGVPILLYATRSVLRVLIGTHRLAWGDVRDARPKPTYLDAAKLLAVLTAYFVLAGFAGWARARSPGAGLVATILLIVAFTGLWLWTSTRLPHRDAVWVDLLPGALAVGIGVGILQLLAAYLLAPYALEKQGTYGALGLAAAVLLSLWAVGRLVIGGAEINATLWERKRRESG